DNA sequence from the Anaerosporomusa subterranea genome:
GCCAGCATCATCATGATGAGTGTTCAGAATGAGCAGGAATACCTACGCAAGGCAATGGTGGCAGGGGCTAAAAACTATCTGACTAAGCCATTCTCCAGCGATGAACTGCTACAGGCAATCAAACAGGTGCATGAGAGCGAGCTGCGTCGCAGGGTTGTATTTATGAAGCCGGAAAGTATAAATTCCAAGCAAGGCAAGGTTATCACAGTGTTTAGCACCAAAGGCGGTATTGGCAAAACGACGATCGCGACAAATCTTGCAGTTGCACTGGCTGCTAAGACTGATGGCAATGTGTGCGTGGTTGACGCTGATTTGCAATTTGGTGACGTAGCGCTATTTTTGAACGTGCTGCCCCAGGCTACGATTGCCGATTTAGTGCAGGATATCGATCATTTAGACGAGAAACTGCTAAAAGGGTATCTTTGCCCGTTCAGCGATAGTGTTAAAGTTCTGCCAGCGCCGCTGCGCCCAGAACAAGCGGAAACAATATCCGGTGTGCACCTTACTGCGATATTAAAGACGTTACGCTCGATGTTCCAATATGTGGTTGTGGATACCGCCCCGTCATTTAATGACGCGATGCTGGCCGCTCTTGATGCAGCTGATGAGGTACTGATTATTAGTGCCATGGACTTGCCTACGGTGAAAAACGTAAAATTATGTCTTGAGATCATGGAGTCACTCAACTATACGGAGGGTAAGGTCAAGCTGGTTCTTAACCGGGCTGACTCAGAAGGCGGCATGGATATCCGCGAAGTGGAAGAGACATTGCGTCGGGGGTTCAGCGCAACTGTGCCCAGTGATGGAAAAACTGTTGTCAGTTCGGTCAATCGGGGCGTACCGTTTGTCATTAGCAATCCAGATACTAACGTAGCCCAAAGCGTATATAAACTGGCACGAATGGTTTCTTGCGGTGAATGGAAGGAAGAAGAAAAGCCGAAGAGTGTTGTAACCAAGATCAAGAGCTTGTTCGGTTAGGAGGGATACGATGCTGGCTTTAATTGTTGGGCTAGTCTTTTGCAGCGTATTCGCAGCTTGCATGCTGCTGTATCAGCACCTGAACAAACCCAGACAGGAAATTAGCCAACGACTCGACCTGGTAGCGGCGCAGAGTGAGGAAGCCGTTTATGACAGCAATTCACCAACGTCAGGTACGTCGCGCGCTGCTTGGCGTTCCTTGATTAGGCATTTAGGTCGCCATTTTGAATCGAAACAATGGTCACGACTTATCGAGCATAAACTTATCCAGGCAGGTCTGCCACTAAAAGGGTCTGAGTTTTTAGTCATCTGCCTGGGTAGTGGGTTCTTCGCGGGAACTCTTTGTTTGTTGCTGATCGGCAAGGTAATCGTCGCCATACTGGGATTCGCTGTGGGATTTGCCGTACCTCTGATTGTCTTACGGGCCATTATCGGGCGAAGAGTTAAGGCATTCAACAATCAACTGGGCGACTGCTTGGTTTTAATTGCTAATTCATTACGCACCGGATACAGTTTTATGCAAGCAATTCAGATGGTAGCAAGCGAGATGCTGCCGCCCATCTCGGTCGAGTTTGCCCGTACCTTGCGGGAGATGAACTTAGGCGTTACTACTGAAGAAGCGCTGAATAACTTAGCAAAACGGATTAATAGTGATGATCTGGATCTAGTTCTTACCGCTGTGATGATTCAACGTCAGATCGGTGGCAATTTAGCCGAAATTCTCGACAATATTGCGGGTACGATTCGTGAACGCCAGAAAATCAAAGGAGAGATTAGAACTCTGACTGCACAAGGGCGTATTTCAGGGATGGTTGTCGGTGTTTTGCCAATTGGGCTGGGGCTAGTGATCCAAGTAATTAATCCAGAATATGTCCGTGTGTTGTTCACTACCGATATTGGCCTGTTCATGGTGGGCGGCGCTGTCGTCAGCCAAATTTTTGGCATCTTTGTGATTCGCAAGATAGTTAATATCGAGGTGTGAGGCTCGCTAATTCCGATTAAATCAACCATTAGGAGTACGTTAGCGCCAAGCCCACAAAGCGAATAGTTGTAAATTGACCGCGAAAACGCGAAAGGCGCTACGCGCCTGCGCGAAGGACACGCGGTGAACACTAGCGACACACATGGACAAATCGTTTTGTGCCCTAGTGTATCGCTAGGGCCGCTTGTGTTCATTGTACAATTACGCACTCGAACAGCGAACGTTTTAACCGCCCCATCGAGTAGAAGGCAGGTGTCCCTGATGGCAATAAAGACTGAGACAGAACGCAGTAGTAGTGGATACCAGCCTCTTGGCGGTAAAGTCACTAATATTGACAGCAAAATACTAGATAAGATTGTACGACACACTGTCGCAGCGGTGGATAAAAGCCGCTCTCAGATTTATGAGATCTATGAAGCCTCCAGACGGGAACTTGATAATGTCCGCAAAGACCTCGAACGAGTCAAGCTGGCGTCAGCCGCCATTATTAACACGGTGGATGAACTGGAGCGACTGGAACGACGGAGTCGAATTCATTTAATGGAAGTTAGTCGTGATCCGCAGCGGTACGGTGGCGAAACGGCTATGCATGCCGCTTATACTGAAGCTAGTCGTCTACAGGTTGAGTTGGCTGTAGCGCGGGAAAAAGAACTCAATTTTAGACAGCAACGCGACCAACTTGAGGTCCGCCTACGCAGCTTGAGTGAGACGGTAGAAAAGGCGGAAAACCTGGTGGCTCAAGTGGGCGCTGTTATGGGATATCTCGGTAATCAAATGAACAACGTCATTTGCCGCATGGAGTCACTGGAAGAACGCCAGCTATTCGGTGCTAAAATCATCAAGGCGCAAGAAGAGGAACGCAGGCGGGTTGCCCGCGATATTCATGACGGGCCAGCTCAGTATATGGCCAATGTTGTTTTTCGAGCGGAGGTTTGCGAGCGGTTGCTAGATCAAGATTTGGAGCGGGTTCGTGAAGAATTACAAGAACTGCGAAGTCAAGTCCGACTATGCTTGCAGGAAACACGGAAGATTATCTTTGATTTGCGCCCCATGACGATTGATGATTTAGGACTGGCACCGACATTGAGGCGCATGCTTGATACTTTGAAAGAACGTTATGACATTGTGACCGAGCTGCGCATTATTGGTGAAGAAAAGCGCTTTCCTTCTGTTCAGGAAGTTGGCGCGTTCCGTTTGATTCAAGAGGCTCTCACTAATGCAGAAAAGCATGCCAAGGCGGGAAAGATTGTTGTAAAACTTGAGTTTCGCAGCGATTTTGTGTCTGCAGTGGTTGAGGATGACGGCATCGGTTTTGATATTCAAGCGAATCGCGCTAGTAATAGTTTCGGTCTGGTTGGTATGCGCGAGCGGGCGGAGCTGTTAGGTGGAGAAGCACTAGTCAATTCTCAGCTCGGTCATGGGACCAAAGTGTTTATCAAAGTCCCGATTCGTCCCGACCGATAGGACTTGAGGTATGGACAGTAAATAAGACTGTTCACCTATACGGATGAGACTGGTGGACGATGCGTAATCATTTAGAACTTGGTAGAATAAAGTCAGTAAGACAACCTAGCAACTACCTATTTAGATACAAGAAATAAGAGGAGGCAACATAATGGAAAAACTGGTTCGCGCAATGCTCATGTGGGATGATGCAAAACAGGTTCTCCGCAATCAAAAAGGCCAAGGCATGGTCGAGTATGGTCTTATCCTCGCACTGGTCGCAGTGGTCGCTGTCGCGACTCTTACTACGTTGGGTACAGATCTAAAAGCGATGTTCACCACAGCTGGCGAAAAGCTCAAAACCGCTGCTCCATAATAAAACTAAAAACGCCAGGCTACCTAAAACAGTGGGGAGTCTGGCGTTTTCTAACAGTGTCCTTGGTAACTGTAAAGTGAGGAATCTGGCAATGAGATGGTTCAACAAGCTGGAAGCCGTGTTCCGAGACCAGTGTGGACAGGGACTTGTTGAGTATAATCTGGTACTAATTATCATTTCATTGATTGCAATTGCTGCATTAACAATAATTGGGAATTTCCTGCCGAACGTCCTTCCTGGGGCATTAGCAGGAGCGCTCCAATGAAATATGACTCATTAGTTGCTCCCCGGTCTTTTGGCTTGGGGGCTTTTTTACTAGGCCAATCCGCCTAGTGGTGGGACTCTGTAAAGAACAAATTAAGACTTAGGCTCGATATGGCAAAACCGTAGTTGGTGCTACAATTTAGTCAGAGTAATCTGTTCGCAACGGGGTGATATGCATTGATGGCAACAATCCGCAAATATTTGCAGAATAATAGAGGACAGGCACTAGTCGAAATGGCGCTAGTTTTGCCGGTGCTGCTGTTGATTTTGGCTGGTACCATCGAGTTCGGCCGAGTACTAAATCAATATCTGGTTGTAACTGCAGCTGCCCGTGAAGGTGCCCGTGCGGCAGTTGTAGGTGGTAATGATTATGAAGTTAGTGAAACAGCGAAAAAAGCTGCCGCCTCTATTGATACAAGCGGTATGGATGTCAGTGTTACACCGGCGGATCGCCCACGCGGTTCAGCGGTCACTGTGACTGTAACAAAACCAATTCAGATTATGACGCCACTAATCAGCAAGTTTTTTCCGGAAAAACCGTCTGTTCAGGGACAGGTTATCATGCGGATGGAGTAGGTGATGAAAATGCTGTCATTCTTGCGCGAACAAAAAGGAAGTGTTGCGGTTCTGACCGCCCTGTCTATGACTGTCCTGTTAGGTTTGGCCGCTCTTGTTGTTGACGTCGGCGTGTTATATCTACATCGTTCGCAGTTAATCAATACTGTTGACGCCGCAGCTTTAGCCGGAGTGCAAGAGCTTCCTGGAAGTGAGGAAGCTGCGCGCGCCAGCGCGGAAGCCTATGCACAGCAGAATGGTAAGCAAGGCGATGTCGTGGCCACGACATTAGCAAACAATAAAGAGCTTACCGTTTCTGTCAGCCGCAATGTGAGCCTATTCTTTGCCCGCATCTTTAATCGCTATTCGCAGACCGTCAGTGCGAGTGCAACAGCGGCTATTCGCCCGATGAGCTCAGTCGGCGGCGCTGTACCATTTGGCGTAGTGAGACAGGAGTTTAAATATGGCGATCTCTACACGTTAAAAGAAGGTGCTGGCGATGGCTATAGCGGCAACTACGGCGGACTCGGTTTGGGTGGTACTGGCGCTAATACCTATCGCTACAACATCAAATATGGCTATGACGGCAAGCTGCATATTGGACAGTGGGTTTCGACCGAACCCGGCAACATGAGCGGACCAACCGATACTGGGGTCAGCTATCGGATTAATCAGGACCCGGGAGCTACCTTTGAGACAGTGACTAAAGACTCGCCGCGCATTGTTATGATCCCAGTACTTGATTCCCTTATGGTCGAAGGCCGCAGTGATGTGCAGATTGTCGGCTTTGCGGCTTTCTTTCTGGAGGGAACCGGCGGCTCAGGCAAAGACAATTACGTATCCGGCAAATTCATGCAATTAGTCGCGTCAGGCGATATTACATCGAACCCCGGTGTCGATTATGGTCTCTATGGTGTGACTTTGATTAAATAGCAGGTGATAGCATGTCTCTGTTAAAACGTTTAGAGGCTCAGAAGCAAACTGAACAGCAGACACAAAAGCCTGCTGGCGAAAAACATAAGCAAACTGTGGTGCGTTCAGATCCGCATCAAGGCATTAAGGCCAAGATTCACAAACGCATCGTTGATGAAATGGGCTCAGAGGAAAGCAAGGTATTAACTGCCAAAGATGCCGACCGGTCTGCGCTCGAGGAAGTGGTTGCTCGGCTGGCAAATACAGTAATGGACGAAGAGCCAGTTCCCATTCCCCGTAATGATCGCAATCGCATCATTATCGAGGTTGTGGATGAGGTGCTAGGCTATGGGCCGATCGAATCGCTGCTCAAGGATGAATCAGTTTCTGAAGTCATGGTCAACAGCCCCGATCAGGTGTATGTAGAACGCAAGGGGAAGCTGATTTTAACCGATGTCAGTTTTCGTGATGACGCCCATGTCATGCATGTTATTGAAAAAATCGTCGCACCCATCGGACGGCGAATTGATGAAAGTTCACCAATGGTTGACGCCCGCTTGCCGGATGGATCGCGTGTTAATGCGATTATTCCACCGCTTGCTTTGAAAGGGCCATGTATCACCATTCGGAAGTTTGCTAAAGACCCGCTGCGAGTTGACAATCTACTCGCATTCGGAACACTGAGCGAAGAAATGGCTGAACTGTTAAGAGCGTGTGTCGAAGGCAAGCTCAATATTGTCGTATCCGGTGGAACCGGTTCAGGCAAGACCACCACTTTGAATATTCTCTCCTCCTTTATCCCATCTGATGAACGGATTGTAACTGTCGAAGATGCAGCCGAACTACAACTGCGTCAAGATCATGTCGTCACACTAGAGACTCGTCCGGCAAATATTGAAGGCAAGGGCGCGATCACGATGCGTGACCTGGTTCGTAACAGCTTGCGCATGCGGCCTGATCGGATCGTTGTCGGTGAGGTCAGGAGTGGCGAGGCGCTTGACATGCTGCAGGCCATGAACACAGGCCATGATGGTTCACTAACCACTGGCCACGCTAATACTCCCCGCGACATGCTAAGCCGCCTTGAAACGATGGTGCTAATGGCGGGCATGGATTTGCCAGTGCGAGCCATTCGTGAACAAATCGCTTCAGCCATTGATGTGATAGTTCAGCAGTCCCGCTTGCGTGACGGCAGCCGCAAAATTACGCATATTACCGAAGTGCAGGGCATGGAAGGTGAAGTTGTGACCTTGCAGGACATCTTC
Encoded proteins:
- a CDS encoding Flp family type IVb pilin, coding for MRWFNKLEAVFRDQCGQGLVEYNLVLIIISLIAIAALTIIGNFLPNVLPGALAGALQ
- a CDS encoding TadE/TadG family type IV pilus assembly protein, translating into MATIRKYLQNNRGQALVEMALVLPVLLLILAGTIEFGRVLNQYLVVTAAAREGARAAVVGGNDYEVSETAKKAAASIDTSGMDVSVTPADRPRGSAVTVTVTKPIQIMTPLISKFFPEKPSVQGQVIMRME
- a CDS encoding Flp family type IVb pilin; translation: MEKLVRAMLMWDDAKQVLRNQKGQGMVEYGLILALVAVVAVATLTTLGTDLKAMFTTAGEKLKTAAP
- a CDS encoding TadE/TadG family type IV pilus assembly protein → MKMLSFLREQKGSVAVLTALSMTVLLGLAALVVDVGVLYLHRSQLINTVDAAALAGVQELPGSEEAARASAEAYAQQNGKQGDVVATTLANNKELTVSVSRNVSLFFARIFNRYSQTVSASATAAIRPMSSVGGAVPFGVVRQEFKYGDLYTLKEGAGDGYSGNYGGLGLGGTGANTYRYNIKYGYDGKLHIGQWVSTEPGNMSGPTDTGVSYRINQDPGATFETVTKDSPRIVMIPVLDSLMVEGRSDVQIVGFAAFFLEGTGGSGKDNYVSGKFMQLVASGDITSNPGVDYGLYGVTLIK
- a CDS encoding type II secretion system F family protein, which encodes MLALIVGLVFCSVFAACMLLYQHLNKPRQEISQRLDLVAAQSEEAVYDSNSPTSGTSRAAWRSLIRHLGRHFESKQWSRLIEHKLIQAGLPLKGSEFLVICLGSGFFAGTLCLLLIGKVIVAILGFAVGFAVPLIVLRAIIGRRVKAFNNQLGDCLVLIANSLRTGYSFMQAIQMVASEMLPPISVEFARTLREMNLGVTTEEALNNLAKRINSDDLDLVLTAVMIQRQIGGNLAEILDNIAGTIRERQKIKGEIRTLTAQGRISGMVVGVLPIGLGLVIQVINPEYVRVLFTTDIGLFMVGGAVVSQIFGIFVIRKIVNIEV
- a CDS encoding CpaF family protein; amino-acid sequence: MSLLKRLEAQKQTEQQTQKPAGEKHKQTVVRSDPHQGIKAKIHKRIVDEMGSEESKVLTAKDADRSALEEVVARLANTVMDEEPVPIPRNDRNRIIIEVVDEVLGYGPIESLLKDESVSEVMVNSPDQVYVERKGKLILTDVSFRDDAHVMHVIEKIVAPIGRRIDESSPMVDARLPDGSRVNAIIPPLALKGPCITIRKFAKDPLRVDNLLAFGTLSEEMAELLRACVEGKLNIVVSGGTGSGKTTTLNILSSFIPSDERIVTVEDAAELQLRQDHVVTLETRPANIEGKGAITMRDLVRNSLRMRPDRIVVGEVRSGEALDMLQAMNTGHDGSLTTGHANTPRDMLSRLETMVLMAGMDLPVRAIREQIASAIDVIVQQSRLRDGSRKITHITEVQGMEGEVVTLQDIFVFESTGKDENGKIIGHFKPTGIRPKFLEKVAANGITVPNEVFYPK
- a CDS encoding response regulator, which produces MQEKIRVLLADDIAATRASVGKLIAFHDEMTVIGEAENAEQVIALAKKLLPDIILMDINMPGMDGITATQILSAEVPSASIIMMSVQNEQEYLRKAMVAGAKNYLTKPFSSDELLQAIKQVHESELRRRVVFMKPESINSKQGKVITVFSTKGGIGKTTIATNLAVALAAKTDGNVCVVDADLQFGDVALFLNVLPQATIADLVQDIDHLDEKLLKGYLCPFSDSVKVLPAPLRPEQAETISGVHLTAILKTLRSMFQYVVVDTAPSFNDAMLAALDAADEVLIISAMDLPTVKNVKLCLEIMESLNYTEGKVKLVLNRADSEGGMDIREVEETLRRGFSATVPSDGKTVVSSVNRGVPFVISNPDTNVAQSVYKLARMVSCGEWKEEEKPKSVVTKIKSLFG
- a CDS encoding sensor histidine kinase, with the protein product MAIKTETERSSSGYQPLGGKVTNIDSKILDKIVRHTVAAVDKSRSQIYEIYEASRRELDNVRKDLERVKLASAAIINTVDELERLERRSRIHLMEVSRDPQRYGGETAMHAAYTEASRLQVELAVAREKELNFRQQRDQLEVRLRSLSETVEKAENLVAQVGAVMGYLGNQMNNVICRMESLEERQLFGAKIIKAQEEERRRVARDIHDGPAQYMANVVFRAEVCERLLDQDLERVREELQELRSQVRLCLQETRKIIFDLRPMTIDDLGLAPTLRRMLDTLKERYDIVTELRIIGEEKRFPSVQEVGAFRLIQEALTNAEKHAKAGKIVVKLEFRSDFVSAVVEDDGIGFDIQANRASNSFGLVGMRERAELLGGEALVNSQLGHGTKVFIKVPIRPDR